CCAGCCATAGTGCGGGAACTCCTCGGCGAGCTCGATCAGGAGCGCATCACGGGCAGTCTTCGCGAGGACACTCGCTGCGGCAACCGCCGAACACTTCAGGTCCGCCTTGATCATGGTGACGACGCGCGGCACCTCGGCAACGACAGGTGCCGGTGACCCGAAGAGCGCATCCTGCTCCGGGGTGCTGAGGTAATCATGGTTGCCGTCGAGCAGGACGACGCCCGCTGACGGAGCGAGCTGTGCCAGCGCACGCTGACCGGCCAGCCGCAGGGCGGCGGTGAGCCCGAACTCGTCGATCTCGACCGGGCTCGCATGGCCCACGCCGTAGGACATGGCCCAGCGCTGGATGCGCGGCACGAGCTGCTGGCGCGCCGACGCCGTCAGCAGCTTGCTGTCACGGACGCCGGACGGTGCCGAGCGGGTCGACTCGTCGATCAACACCATCCCGACGGTGACCGGACCGCAAAGAGCGCCCCGCCCGACCTCGTCCGCCGCAGCGAGCAGGGCGACGCCCTCACGCAGGAGGCGCCGCTCGAAGCGAAGCGAAGGGGCGATGGTCGGGCTCACTTCGCGTCCGGGACGTCCTTGAACGCGTCGGGACGGGTGATGTGGTCGAAGCGCTTGATGGGCCAGACGAGGGCGAAGACCTTGCCCACGACGTTGTCGACCGGGACCAGGCCACGGGTCGGCGGGCACTCGGTCTCCTTGGTGGTGCACAAGCGCGCCGTGGAGTCCTCGGAGTTGCTGCGGTTGTCGCCCATGACCAGGAGATACCCCTCAGGGATCGTCACCTTGAGCGCCTTGGCCGTGCAGGGCTGGTCCTCGGACTGGATGCTCAGCGGTGCCGCGCACGTCGCGTTGGGCATGACGTACTGGCTCTCGTTGACGGGTTTGCCGTTGACGCTGAGGCGGCCCTCGTCGTCGCAGCAGGTGACCGTGTCACCGCCGACTCCGATGACCCGCTTCACCAGGTGACCGCCGGTCGGGTAGAGGCCGACCTTCGCGAGCACGCGGGCGGCGGGGTTGTTGGGACCGGTGCTG
This genomic interval from Nocardioides cavernaquae contains the following:
- a CDS encoding ribonuclease HII gives rise to the protein MSPTIAPSLRFERRLLREGVALLAAADEVGRGALCGPVTVGMVLIDESTRSAPSGVRDSKLLTASARQQLVPRIQRWAMSYGVGHASPVEIDEFGLTAALRLAGQRALAQLAPSAGVVLLDGNHDYLSTPEQDALFGSPAPVVAEVPRVVTMIKADLKCSAVAAASVLAKTARDALLIELAEEFPHYGWAENKGYSAPEHLAALATHGPTRHHRLSWRLPGCADVDPAAFRRAAGWGVHASVQNVREAQPEETR
- the lepB gene encoding signal peptidase I yields the protein MTSEDRDTVPADNDGVKGTESRSSSISSGKPAKKHLPVWQESILLLAVALGLAIVLKALFIQAFYIPSPSMEPGLVQDDRILVQKVSYWGGGTPERGDVIVFEDPGNWLAADSTGPNNPAARVLAKVGLYPTGGHLVKRVIGVGGDTVTCCDDEGRLSVNGKPVNESQYVMPNATCAAPLSIQSEDQPCTAKALKVTIPEGYLLVMGDNRSNSEDSTARLCTTKETECPPTRGLVPVDNVVGKVFALVWPIKRFDHITRPDAFKDVPDAK